A region of the Bosea sp. BIWAKO-01 genome:
GAGCAGGCGCGCCGGATGGTGAGCGAGTTCGGCTTCGGTTCCATCAAGCTCAAGGCCGGCGTGTTCGAGCCGGATTTCGAGATCGAGACGCTCCGCCACCTGCGCAAGGCGTTTCCGGACCACCCCTTGCGGATCGATCCCAATGCCGGCTGGTCGGTCGAGACGACGCGGCGCGTGATGCCGCAACTGGAGGGATTGCTCGAATATCTCGAGGATCCCACCCGGACGCTCGCCGAGATGGGGCAGGTCGCGACCTTCGCGCCGATGCCGCTCGCCACCAACATGGTCACGATCGCCTTCGGCCATATTCCCGAAACGATCCGCCTGAACGCCGTCCAGGTCGTCCTGTCCGACCATCATTACTGGGGCGGCCTGCGCGCCACCCAGCATCTCGCCCATCTCGGTCGCGTCTTCGGCTTCGGCATCTCGATGCACTCGAATTCGCATATGGGTATCAGCCTGGCGGCGATGACCCATGTCGGCGCCACGATCCCCAATCTCGCCTATGCCTGCGACACGCATTATCCTTGGCAGGTCGAGGAGGTCATCGAGGGCGGCAAGCTCAGAATCGAGGACGGCTCGCTTGCGCCGCCGGAAGGCCCCGGACTTGGCGTGCGGCTGGACCGCGCCGCGCTGGCGCGCTTTCACCAGCAATATCTCGATTGCGGCATCCGGGTGCGCGACGACACCAAGGAGATGCGCAAGTACCGGCCGGACTTCAATCCGGCGCGCCCGCGCTTCTGAAACCGGCCCTGCGAGAACCGGCCTATAGGCCCATGTCCAGCGGCTCGCCGAACCGGGCCACTGGCGCGCCTGGCACGTCGACGCGGAACGACAGCACCGTTCCCTCCCGCTTCGTGCCGGTGCGGTCCGTGGTCAACGAGGTGACGAAGAGCGTCCTCAGATCGGGCCCGCCGAAACAGGGCATGGTCGGGGCCGGCACGGGCAGAAGAACCTTGCGGTCGATCCTGCCATCCGGCGCGATCCGGTTGAGGCAGCCGGCGGAGACCCCGGCCGACCAGTAATAGCCCTCGGCATCGCAGGCCGCTCCATCGGGCCGGCCATCCTCCTCTTCCAGCAGGCAAAGGCGGCGCTGGCGGCTTAGCCCGCCGCTGGACAGGTCATAGTCAAAGGCCTGAACGAATTTGCCGCGGCTGTCGGAGTGAAACAGTGTTCGTCCGTCCGCGGACCAGGCCAG
Encoded here:
- a CDS encoding glucarate dehydratase family protein, coding for MRIIDVRITPIAFRDPPLLNVSGVHEPWALRSIIEIETADGHVGLGESYGDLETLANLGKAKAGLVGLDPFDLNGLTRVVYAAVGDNPDPGQTFGPAGDKARASALAAFEVAFLDLQGQITGRPLYDILGGKLRDRVPYSAYLFYKFARHKDDPGYPADDWGEALSHEQMVEQARRMVSEFGFGSIKLKAGVFEPDFEIETLRHLRKAFPDHPLRIDPNAGWSVETTRRVMPQLEGLLEYLEDPTRTLAEMGQVATFAPMPLATNMVTIAFGHIPETIRLNAVQVVLSDHHYWGGLRATQHLAHLGRVFGFGISMHSNSHMGISLAAMTHVGATIPNLAYACDTHYPWQVEEVIEGGKLRIEDGSLAPPEGPGLGVRLDRAALARFHQQYLDCGIRVRDDTKEMRKYRPDFNPARPRF